The following proteins come from a genomic window of Carassius gibelio isolate Cgi1373 ecotype wild population from Czech Republic chromosome B8, carGib1.2-hapl.c, whole genome shotgun sequence:
- the pqbp1 gene encoding polyglutamine-binding protein 1, with amino-acid sequence MPLPPALLARLAKRGIVKQSDHEAEEEIIAEDYDDNNVDYEATRLENLPANWYKVFDPTCGLPYYWNVETDLVSWLSPNEPTAVITKAAKKQKGETGHDKADNHYEKAERDRDRDRERDRERERERDRDKEDGRDRDRDRDRDRERDRRMRRDDSAPYSKSKRGGPGGGRKPQQEEMDPMDPSAYSDAPRGLWSTGLPKRNEAKTGADTTAAGPLFQQRPYPSPGAVLRANAQNTRRLEEDDDDDDDDD; translated from the exons atgCCTCTGCCTCCAGCTTTACTTGCACGCCTCGCCAAAAGAGGAATCGTCAAACAGTCCGACCACG aggcTGAAGAGGAGATCATCGCTGAAGACTATGATGATAACAACGTTGATTATGAAGCTACCAGGCTTGAAAATTTACCAGCGAATTGGTACAAAGTTTTTGACCCCACTTG TGGACTTCCTTACTACTGGAATGTAGAGACCGATTTAGTGTCCTGGTTGTCCCCTAATGAGCCGACTGCTGTCATCACCAAAGCCGCTAAGAAGCAGAAAG GTGAGACTGGACATGACAAAGCAGACAATCACTATGAGAAGGCAGAGAGAGACCGGGATcgagacagagagagggacagagagcgCGAGCGTGAGCGGGACAGAGACAAGGAGGACGGACGGGACAGAGATCGAGATCGAGACAGAGACAGGGAGCGTGACAGACGGATGCGGAGAGATGACAGTGCGCCGTATAGCAAATCAAAGAGGG GAGGACCAGGAGGAGGTCGTAAACCGCAGCAGGAGGAAATGGATCCTATGGATCCCAGCGCCTATTCAGATGCTCCAAG GGGCTTATGGTCCACCGGTCTCCCCAAACGCAATGAGGCAAAGACAGGAGCGGACACCACAGCAGCAGGACCCCTGTTCCAGCAGAGGCCGTACCCCAGTCCCGGAGCCGTTCTGAGAGCAAACGCTCAGAACACGAGACGCTtggaagaggatgatgatgatgacgacgacgaCGACTGA